TCGCGCTGGAAAAACCCGGCTGCACGCACCTGCTGCCAAAAACTGCGACCCACGGCCACTGGCTGGCGGCCTGGAACGACAACCCGGACGACACCAGCGCAGGTTTTGTGCGCGATCAACCTAACGCTGAAACCAGCATCAGCGACTACGACATCAACCTGCCACAAGTGCTGAACAACGAACTGCGCAAGATCCTCGTCGGCGGCGACAAAGCCGCGGGCGGCCTGCAGATTCCGGTCGTCGAAGTCCCGGCTGGCCAGGCCAAGGACACCGTCACCCTGTTCCTCTCCGGTGACGGCGGCTGGCGCGACCTCGACCGCGACGTGGCGGGCGAGATGGCCAAGATCGGCTACCCGGTGGTCGGCATCGACACCCTGCGCTACTACTGGCAGCACAAGAGCCCGGAGCAAAGTGCTCTGGACCTCGCCGAACTGATGCAGCACTACCGGCAGAAATGGGGCACCAAACGCTTCATCCTCACTGGCTACTCGTTCGGCGCTGACGTCCTCCCGGCGATCTACAACCGCTTGGAGCCAGCGGAGCAGCAACGCGTCGACGCGATCATTCTGCTGGCGTTCGCCCGCACCGGCAGCTTCGAGATCGAAGTCGAAGGCTGGCTCGGCAACGCCGGCAAAGAAGCCGCCACCGGCCCGGAAATGGCCAAACTGCCCGCCGACAAAGTGGTGTGCATCTACGGCGAAGAAGAAGTCGACGAGAGTGGCTGCACTGACAAGACTGCGGTGGGCGAAGCGATGAAATTGCCTGGCGGGCATCACTTCGATGAGAACTACCCGGCGCTGGCACAGCGGTTGGTGGACATCATCGAGAAGCGTCAAGCGAAGGAGACGGCGGCTCAGGAGTGATCTGAACGCCGCCCACAAAAAGCCCCCGCACTCATAAGGCTGCGGGGGCTTTTTTTACATGTACAAACATGAAGTGCTACCAGCTAGCCGGACTTCATGTCGATGCTTTGTGCTTTCAAGGCTAAAGCTGAACATCTATCCACGTTACGTCATCTTCAACAGCGATAAAGTCGCTATCCGATGCTGCCAGCAAGCTGCTTTGCTGCGACTCCGTTAACTCCGCCCAGAAGCCATCGGTTACGAACACCAGTCGCTCACCGACGGCCAATGGATGGAAAACAAAGTCAGGGTCCGGGGCACGATTAACCTTCAGGCAACGGGTTACCCGGTTTCGAGCCGGATCTTGCGCCAGCTCGCGGTGCGAACGGTCGCGCCTCCAATTGGCCTTGCAGTGGGGCGGCGTAATCCACTCGATCGTGCCTGCCGGTGTCACTACACCGCACGAACAGTCACCCTCATACGCAAGCGTGAGCTTTCCATGAGCAGCGAAACCGATCAGGTAACACGTGGTCCCTGTCTGGTCCGCAAACAAAGTGGGGTGAAGCTCGGCCAGCACTGAACCAAGAACCTGCTCCACTGATCCATGCTCAGTGATATCGCCTCCCTGATCTATGTGTTTCGGGTAGGCCGCTAAAACACCTTTTACGAAGCATTTAGCCAATTGGCCACTGCCGGACTTCGACGTACCGTCCGTGATGACGAACAGCCCTCTGTCGCCGTCGCAGAGAGCTCCAGCACAGTCATGATTGGCTTTCCTGCTCCGTCCGATTACTGATCTGGTGGCGTATCTCATGCGTTGCCCAGATCCTTCATGCGCATGTGGATGATTCGCCCTCTGCCCGGATTAGCCTGCACCGAGCCCGAGCTTTCAATCACGTAGTCGATACCACTGAGCGCCGTGAGTTCTCGAATTCCAGTGGTGATGAAGTCCTTGAGCTCAGACTCAGCCTGGCGAACTTCTTCCAAAAGCTCTGTACGACCATCAATCAAGATGATGATGTCTTCGACGTCTTTGTGGTACGGGTCGCCCTCACCGCGACCGCTAAAGGCCTCTAGCTTCGTCGCAAGAAAGTAAGTCGGTTTAAATATCTGGATGACCGTACCGCTGGGCAACGTAAATTTATCAGCCCTCGACAGCCCCTCCACGAACCAACGGTTGGCATATCCGAGAACAGCGGGATCAGAAGGCATCACGTCAACAACGACGTCGTTGAAGCGGAAACGACAGTTGACTTCGTCTTCACCAGTGATCTTGAAGTTCTTGGTCGCCAGACGTTCTATGAGGTGTTGCCAGGCGCTAATGCCTGCCAGTTCGATTACCAAGTCAACATCATCAGTGAAACGAATGTCGTCCAGCACAGCCGCATCCGTGACCAGCATGGCCGTGGTGCAACCGCCGACGAAGGCAACCTCAGCGAGAAACTCCTCCCCCAAGCCGTCTGCAACAAACTCTATGAGCTCATAGTTGTGATCAGCGTTTGATGACATGCTATTTGAGCCCCATCCCTGCCTTTAGAATGTTAATCGCCACGCCACATTCTCGCGGGCCGCCAAGACGGATCGCATCAGCAAGCGCGAGGTAATGATAAAGGGTCCTATCCTTCTTAACCGCTTCCGGCACAGTTTTGTAAAGCGGCTCTATCGCCTGACCACGCTCAGTTCCGAGTGCATCAGGCCAAACCGGAATCAGCCCGCCAGCGCTCTTGATGCTTTTGGACAGCGCTGGTGCCGCGAAGCCTGTTGGAATACCGCGAACCATTGCGCCCGGCTTCACGGGGAAAAAGTACTTCAAAGCGTGCTCGGTGATTTTCAGCAGCTCTCGCCGATTAACTTTCGCAAGCCCGGTGTCGTAGTCATTGGTCAGCAATCCAGACTCGCGACATCTGGCTATGGAGTTTGAAATCTCGCTTTTGCTTAGCCCAAGAGACGCAGACAACGCACGCAACGAGTAAGCTTCACTCCAGCTCGTCAGCGGCGTAGAAGGTACGGGCTCCGACCACCCCTCCCACCCATCCTCCTCGCCCAAGGGTGAGTTGAACTCCTGGCGGTGGAATACAGTTTCTTCACCATCAGGGGGATAGGTGACTAGTGGCTGCCCCACTCGTCCCCCTGCCGTCATTCGATTTATCTGCTGGGGCCTTAGCAATTCCTCAACCGTGCTCGAATTCGACTCAGATTCCATCTTCCCAAAAAGATTTTCTTCCTGGGCGTGCAGGCTGGCCATCTTGAACAAAAGCAAAATATCTTGACTCTTCATGAAGCTAAAAACTCCAAGTGTCCACATTCCATAAAACGTGGACACTTGTGTCATGGAAAATATCGAGCCGTCAAGACCTTCCGATATTCATCAGGTTTCACCGGGAAACCTGCCCCGCCGTGTTTAGTTTTGTTTACTTTAAGTCGCGAAATATCGGATGACGCCGACAGACCTTGTAGGCAAACTCCGAATCTCGCGTTTGGGCACTTTGCCGCCTTGTTGCGCTTTTCTTCATCGGGATACTCTCCAGACGTCGCTGACCAATCAGCGATCGGGTGTGGTAACCCGGTTAGGCAAAGTGCAACACCGCTCCCATCACGATTTCGTGCGTTTTTACGTCTGTAATCCCGTGTTATGGCAGTTGTGCGTGGGAGACCTTCGGGTCTGCCGGTTTCTTTGCTCTTCCGGTTTACCACCCTGCGTACAGCTGCCACTTATTCGTGTGGTAACGAATACGGCAGCTCCTCGTTTTAAGGAGCGAAACAATGAGCAAAACAAATTCGTCCACACCTTCAGATCTGAAAACCATCGGCTTCACCCCCGTCATCTACTGCCCGAACCAGCCGTTATTCAACGTCCGAGGCGGTGTCCCCATCGTTGACGCATTGTCACAAGCCTCCGACCTGTTGTACCTCGCCAAATCCTTCGCCAAGGATGCTGCTTACGCCAGGGACACTGATCGCTATGCCTGGGCCGCGCATTATCTGACGGCAATGGGTAAGGCCGTGATCGATGATGTAGTGAAGGTATTGACCCCGCGACCTTTGCGGGCAAAGACCGAATCTGAAGATGAGCTGCCTGAGAGTAAATAACACCGCAGAACTCTTGCGGGAGCGAGCTTGCTCGCGATGACGTCGGCACTGGCAACATTGAAAGTGACGAATCCAACGCTATCGCGAGCAAGCTCGCTCCCACAGGAGATCGTCATCCCTCCAAAGCCATTGTGATAGGCCACAAAAAAGCCCCCGCTACCTCAACGGCAACGGGGGCTTTTCATCAAAGCTTACATCTCCACCTGCGTCCCTAGCTCAATCACCCGGTTCAGCGGCAAGTTGAAGAAGCGCAGATTGCCGTTAGCGTTCTGCAACATGAACGCAAACAGTGCTTCGCGCCAACGTGCCATGCCTTCGAGTTTCGAGGCGATGACGGTTTCGCGACTGAGGAAGTAGGTGGTGCGCATCGGGCTGAAGTCCAGGTCATCGAGATGGCACAACTTCAGCGCTTGCGGCACGTCCGGTTCGTCGACGAAGCCGAAGTGCAGGATGACCCGGAAGAAGCCTTCGCCGTAGGCATCGACTTCAAAACGGCGTGATGCCGGCACTCGCGGGATGTCTTCGTAGACCACGGTCAGCAGCACCACTTGCTCGTGCAGCACCTGGTTGTGCAGCAAATTGTGCAACAGCGCGTGGGGCACAGCGTCGGGGCGCGCGGTGAGGAACACGGCGGTGCCCTGGACGCGATGCGGCGGTTGCACGGCGATGCTGCTGATGAAGATCGGCAGTGGCAGGCCGCCCTCGTCGAGACGTTCGACCAGCAGCTGTTTGCCGCGCTTCCAGGTGGTCATCAGGACGAACAGGACGATGCCGGCGATCACCGGGAATGCGCCGCCCTGGACGATTTTCGGTACGTTGGCGGCGAAGTACAGGCCATCGACGACGAGGAAACCGATCGACAACGGTACTGCGAGGATCGGTGGCCACTTCCACAGCAGCAACATCACCGCCGATACCAGCACGGTGGTCATCAGCATGGTGCCGGTCACCGCGACGCCGTACGCCGAGGCCAGCGCGCCGGAAGATTCGAAGCCGAGCACCAGCAGAATCACGCCAACCATCAGCGACCAGTTCACCGCGCCGATGTAGATCTGGCCCTGTTCGGCGCTGGAGGTGTGCTGGATGTGCATGCGCGGAATGTAGCCGAGCTGGATCGCCTGACGGGTCAGGGAGAACGCGCCGGAAATCACCGCTTGCGAGGCGATCACCGTGGCCAGTGTCGAGAGACCGACCAGCGGGATCAGCGCCCAGCTTGGCGCCAACAGATAGAACGGGTTGCGCGCCGCTTCCGGGTCACCGAGCAGCAACGCGCCCTGGCCAAAATAGTTAAGCACCAGCGCCGGCAACACGAGGATGAACCACGCGCGGGCAATCGGCTTGCGCCCGAAGTGGCCCATGTCGGCGTACAGCGCTTCGGCGCCGGTCAGTGCCAGCACCACCGCGCCGAGAATCGCCACGCCCATGCCCGGATGGACAATAAAGAAGCGCACGGCCCACACCGGGTTCATCGCCTGAAGCACTTCCGGGTGTTGCAGAATGCCGTAAACGCCAAGGGCGCCAAGCACGACAAACCAGGTGACCATGATCGGCCCGAACAGAATGCCGATGCGCGCGGTACCGTGGCGCTGAATCAAAAACAGCGCCACCAGCACCACCAGCGACAACGGCACGACCCAATGGTCGATGCCATCGAATGCCAGCCCGAGGCCTTCGACCGCCGAGAGTACCGAGATCGCCGGAGTGATCATGCTGTCGCCGTAGAACAGCGCCGCGCCGATCAGCCCGCACACCACCAGCAAGGTTCGCAGTTTCGGATGCCCGGCGGCGGCGCGACGGGCCAGCGCGGTCAGGGCCATGATCCCGCCCTCGCCCTGGTTGTCGGCGCGCAGCACGAACATCATGTATTTGAACGAGACTACCCAGATCAGCGACCAGAAGATCAGCGCGAGGATGCCCAATACACCGTCGTGGTTGACCGGTACACCATAGGCGCCAGAGAAAACTTCCTTGAGCGTATACAGCGGGCTGGTGCCGATATCGCCGTAAACCACCCCAACCGCCGCGACCAGCATGCCGATCGGTTTTGCTGCTGAATGTTCGCCGCCCGCCGTCTGACTACTTGCCTGACCCATCCAAAAACTCCTACTACTCAGACCCGGACTTCTTATAAGAAGCACTATGCTTTGCCGTGCAGCATGCGCTGTTTTACTTCAGGTTACAGACGATTTGTTGACTGTAAAAATTCGATAAAGCTCAACGGCGCGAAGCATAGCGCAGCACTCGTCGCATTTCCCTCATAAAGCTGGTCAAGTGCCTCGCCCATCGCTAGAATTGCGCACTTTTTGATCAGAGGCACGCCAAGTGCCCGTCAGTCGCCTTGCCGTTCCCGGCTGGAGGCGTCAACAAATACCGAGGTTAGACATGTCCACCACTCCCGCCACGGCCAATCCAAAGGTTGGCTTCGTATCTCTGGGTTGCCCCAAAGCACTGGTCGACTCCGAGCGCATCCTTACCCAGCTGCGCATGGAAGGCTATGACGTCGTCTCCACGTACGAAGACGCCGATGTGGTGGTGGTCAACACCTGCGGTTTCATCGACTCGGCCAAGGCTGAATCGCTGGAAGTGATCGGCGAAGCGATCAAGGAAAACGGCAAGGTCATCGTCACCGGCTGCATGGGTGTCGAGGAAGGCAATATTCGCAAGGTCCACCCGAGCGTGCTCGCCGTGACCGGTCCGCAGCAATACGAGCAAGTGGTCAACGCCGTGCACGACGCTGTGCCGCCGCGTCAGGATCACAACCCGCTGATCGACCTGGTGCCGCCGCAAGGCGTGAAACTGACGCCGCGCCACTACGCGTACCTGAAGATTTCCGAAGGCTGCAACCATAGCTGCAGCTTCTGCATCATCCCGTCGATGCGCGGCAAATTGGTCAGCCGTCCGGTCGGCGACGTCCTCGACGAAGCGCAGCGTCTGGTCAAGGCCGGCGTCAAAGAGCTGTTGGTGATTTCGCAAGACACCAGCGCCTACGGCGTCGACGTCAAGTACCGCACCGGTTTCTGGAACGGCGCGCCGGTGAAAACCCGCATGACCGAACTCTGCGAAGCCCTGAGCTCGCTCGGCGTCTGGGTGCGCCTGCACTACGTTTACCCGTACCCGCACGTTGACGAGCTGATTCCGCTGATGGCCGCCGGGAAAATCCTGCCGTACCTGGACATCCCGTTCCAGCACGCCAGCCCGAAAGTCCTCAAAGCGATGAAACGTCCGGCGTTCGAAGACAAGACCCTGGCGCGGATCAAGAACTGGCGCGAGATCTGCCCGGACCTGATCATCCGCTCGACCTTCATCGTCGGTTTCCCTGGCGAAACCGAAGAAGACTTCCAGTACCTGCTGAACTGGCTGACCGAAGCGCAACTTGATCGCGTCGGCTGCTTCCAGTACTCGCCGGTCGAAGGCGCACCGGCCAACCTGTTGGACGCGGCCATCGTTCCGGACGACGTCAAGCAAGACCGCTGGGATCGCTTCATGGCGCACCAGCAAGCGATCAGCTCGGCGCGCCTGCAACTGCGTGTCGGCCGTGAAATCGAAGTGCTGGTCGATGAAGTTGACGAGCAAGGCGCGGTCGGCCGCTGCTTCTTCGATGCTCCGGAAATCGACGGCAACGTATTTATCGACAACGGCAGCAACCTTAAGCCGGGCGACAAAGTCTGGTGCAAAGTCACCGACGCCGACGAATACGACTTGTGGGCTGAACAGATCTAAACGCAAAAAAACCGCAAAGCCCCGCTCTCTCGACGAGATGCGGGGCTTTTTTCGGTCTATCGTTTTGTGAAGAACGGATTCGCCTCCATCATTCATCCATTCATCGGAGCCAGGCGGGCATGCGCCAACACTCGGTCATTCATACGCCGAAACAAAGCGATTACGCAGAACTCACACGGGTCTGGGAGGCTTCGGTGCGCGCCACCCATGACTTTCTGCCAGACAGTTACATCGAACTGCTGAAGAACCTGGTGCTGACCCGTTACCTCGATGCGGTGATGTTGATCTGCACCAAAGACTCGCGCCAGCGCATCACCGGGTTTGCCGGGATCGCGGCGGGCAAGATTGAAATGCTCTTCATCGACCCGGCGCATCGCGGTCAGGGTTTGGGCAAACAGTTGCTGCGTTATGCGTTGGAGCATTTGAACGCTTACGAACTGGACGTCAACGAGCAGAACCCGCAAGCGCTGGGGTTTTACTTCAAGCAGGGTTTCGAGGTGATTGGCCGCACCGAGCATGACGGCATGGGCCAGCCCTATCCGCTGCTGCACATGCGTTTGCGCCAAACACAACAACGCACGCGCAACGGCTGACACCACACAGAACAACGGTGGGAGTGAGCCTGCTCGCGCTAGCGGTGTGTCATTCAACAGCTAAATTGACTGAACCACCGCTACCGCGAGCAGGCTCACTCCCACAAAAAGCCGAACCTCGCAAATGGAGCCGGGATTAACCGGCGCCCAGCAGGTACAATGCCCACCCCTTTTTTGTTACGGCCCTGTCATGACTGACCCGATTCGTCTCTCCAAACGCCTCATCGAACTCGTCGGCTGTTCCCGTCGGGAGGCTGAGCTGTTCATCGAGGGCGGCTGGGTCACCGTTGACGGCGAAGTCATCGACGAGCCGCAATTCAAGGTCGAGAACCAGAAAGTCGAGCTCGACCCAGAGGCCAAGGCGACCGCGCCGGAGCCGGTGACCATTCTGCTCAACGTGCCCGTGGGCATGGACGCAGACACCGCGCTGGCAACCCTCAGCCCCGAGACCCTGAGCGATGAACACCGCTTCAGCAAGCGGCCGCTCAAGGGCCACTTCCTGCGCCTGACCGCCAGCACCGACCTGCAGGCCAACGCCAGCGGTCTGCTGGTGTTCACCCAGGACTGGAAGATCCTGCGCAAGCTCACGGCGGATGCGGCGAAAATCGAGCAGGAATATGTGGTCGAGGTTGAAGGCGACATGGTGGCTCACGGCCTCAATCGCCTGAACCACGGCCTCACTTACAAAGGCAAGGAGCTGCCGGCGGTCAAGGCCAGTTGGCAGAACGAGAACCGCCTGCGCTTCGCCATGAAAAACCCGCAACCGGGCGTGATCGCCCTGTTCTGCCAGGCCGTCGGCCTGAAGGTCGTCGCCATCCGTCGCATTCGCATCGGCGGCGTGTCCATCGGCAAAGTGCCGTTGGGCCAATGGCGCTACCTGTCCGGCAAAGAGAAGTTCTAAGACTTTTCACGCCGCCCTACATCTCGGCGCCGCTTTTTAGGCGGCGCCCACTGCCGATATCAGGATTGCACACCATGATTCATAACGACGTACTGCGCAGCGTGCGCTACATGCTCGACATCAGCGACAAGAAACTCATCGAGATCATCAAGATCGGCGGCATGGACGTGTCCATGGAAGACCTGCTGACCTACCTCGACAAGAAAGAAGAGGACGAGGAAGGTTTCGTGCGCTGCCCAGACGAAGTCATGGCGCACTTCCTCGATGGCCTGGTGATCTTCAAGCGCGGCAAGGACGAAAGCCGTCCACCGCAGCCGATCGAAACGCCGGTGACCAACAACATCATCCTGAAGAAACTGCGCGTGGCCTTCGAACTGAAAGAAGACGACATGCACGCGATCCTCAAGGCGTCCGAGTTCCCGGTGTCCAAGCCTGAGCTGAGCGCGCTGTTCCGCAAGTTCGGCCACACCAACTACCGCACGTGCGGCGACCAGTTGCTGCGCAACTTCCTCAAAGGCCTGACCCTGCGCGTTCGCCCGCAGTAATCGCCTGCTCCCTGTAGGAGCGAGGCTTGCCCGCGAAGGCGTTTTCGCAATCGCCATCGCGAGCAGGCTCACTCCTACATTTGATCTGTGCCGCACGGGAGATCAGTGTGGCAGTGAGCCTGCTCGCGATGGCGGACTGACAGGCACCACCGATGTAACGGTCGATCGGGTTATCATGCCCGCCTCCATTCCCGCCTCGACCCAAACCATGACCTACAGCGTTTCCCCCATCGGCTTCGTGCGCTCCTGCTTCAAGGAGAAATTCGCCATCCCGCGCCAACCGCAACTGGCCCCGGCCGCGCGTGGCGTGCTGGAACTGGTGGCGCCGTTCGATCAAGGTGACGCGGTGCAAGGGCTGGAGCAGGTCAGTCATGTCTGGCTGCTGTTCCTGTTTCACCAGGCCCTGGAAGAAAAGCCGCGCCTGAAAGTCCGCCCGCCGCGTCTGGGCGGCAACAAATCCATGGGCGTGTTCGCCACCCGCGCGACCCATCGGCCTAACGGCATCGGTCAATCGGTGGTCAAACTGGACAAGGTCGAAGCCAATCGGCTGTTCATCTCCGGGATCGACCTGCTCGACGGCACGCCGATTCTAGACATCAAGCCCTACGTGCCTTACGCCGACATCATCGACAGCGCCTCCAACAGCATCGCCAGTGCAGCACCGCAGCTGATTCCCGTGCAGTGGACGGATTCGGCATTGCAGCAGGCGCATGGCCATGCTCAGCGTCTGGATGAGCCGTTGGTGGCGTTGATCGAGCAGTGTCTGGCGCAAGACCCACGCCCGGCCTACCAGACTCCTGCGCCGGAACGCGAATATGGCGCGCAATTCTGGGACCTGGATGTGCGTTGGCATTATCCCGAGGCTGGTTTGATTCGCGTCCTCGAAGTTATCCCCGCGAACACTTAAACGCCGAAAACGAAAAAGCCCGCATTGCCTTCTCAGGCAATGCGGGCTTTTGCTTTTATGTGGGAGCGAGCTTGCTCGCGATGAGGCCTTCACATTCAACATTGATGTTGGCTGTTATAGCGCTATCGCGAGCAAGCTCGCTCCCACAAGGATCGCAGCGGGTTTACTTCTCGACGAACGCGCGCTCGATCAGGTAATCACCCGGCTCGCGCATGCGTGGCGACACTTTCAGGCCGAAGCTGTTCAGCACTTCGCTGGTTTCGTCGAGCATGCTCGGGCTGCCGCAGAGCATGGCGCGGTCGTCCTGCGGGTTGATCGGTGGCAGGCCAATGTCGCTGAACAGCTTGCCGCTGCGCATCAGATCGGTCAGACGACCTTCGTTCTCGAACGGCTCGCGGGTCACGGTCGGGTAGTAGATCAACTTGTCACGCAGGGCCTCGCCGAAGAACTCATTCTGCGGCAGGTGCTCGGTGATGAACTCGCGGTAAGCGACTTCGTTGACGTAACGCACGCCGTGGCACAGGATCACTTTTTCGAAACGCTCGTAGGTTTCCGGGTCCTGGATGACGCTCATGAACGGCGCCAGACCGGTACCGGTGCTGAGCAGGTACAAATGTTTGCCAGGCTTCAAGTCATCCAGCACCAGCGTGCCGGTAGGCTTCTTGCTGATGATGATCTCGTCGCCTTCCTTCAGATGCTGCAACTGGGAAGTCAGCGGGCCATCAGGCACCTTGATGCTGAAGAACTCCAGATGCTCTTCCCAGTTCGGGCTGGCAATCGAGTAAGCGCGCATAAGCGGGCGGCCATTGGGCTGTTGCAGGCCGATCATCACGAACTGACCGTTCTCGAAGCGCAGGCCCGGATCGCGGGTGCACTTGAAGCTGAACAGAGTGTCGTTCCAGTGGTGAACACTGAGGACACGCTCGTGGTTCATGTTGCTCATGTACGTGGGACTCCTGGAGATTGGTCTGCGCTGGCTGCGTGAAAAATGAACCGATGTGCGCAATTGCATCGCATTCTAATGGCAGCCACAATATCTGTTAACTGGATTATTAAGATAAGGGTTATCGGTTATATAGATATGCGATTTACTCTACGTCAACTTCAAGTCTTCGTCGCCGTTGCTCAGCAGGAAAGCGTGTCCCGTGCTGCGGGTCTGCTCAACCTCTCGCAATCGGCGGCCAGCACCTCGATCACCGAGCTGGAGCGCCAATCCAGTTGCCAACTGTTCGACCGCGCCGGCAAACGCCTGAGCCTTAACGCCCTCGGCAAACAACTGTTGCCGCAAGCGGTGGCGCTGCTCGACCAGTCCAAAGAGATCGAAGACTTGCTCAACGGCAAATCCGGTTTCGGCTCGTTGGCGGTGGGGGCGACGCTGACCATCGGCAATTACCTGGCGACGTTGCTGATCGGCAGCTTCATGCAGCGCCACCCGGAAAGCCAAGTGAAACTGCACGTGCAGAACACTGCCAACATCGTGCAACAAGTCGCTCACTACGAAATTGATCTGGGTCTGATAGAAGGCGATTGCAGCCATCCGGACATCGAAGTGCAGAGCTGGGTCGAGGATGAACTGGTGGTGTTCTGCGCGCCGCAACATCCGCTGGCCAAACGCGGGATCGCGAGCATGGAAGAATTGAGTCACGAAGCGTGGATCTTGCGTGAACAAGGATCCGG
The window above is part of the Pseudomonas prosekii genome. Proteins encoded here:
- the fpr gene encoding ferredoxin-NADP reductase, with amino-acid sequence MSNMNHERVLSVHHWNDTLFSFKCTRDPGLRFENGQFVMIGLQQPNGRPLMRAYSIASPNWEEHLEFFSIKVPDGPLTSQLQHLKEGDEIIISKKPTGTLVLDDLKPGKHLYLLSTGTGLAPFMSVIQDPETYERFEKVILCHGVRYVNEVAYREFITEHLPQNEFFGEALRDKLIYYPTVTREPFENEGRLTDLMRSGKLFSDIGLPPINPQDDRAMLCGSPSMLDETSEVLNSFGLKVSPRMREPGDYLIERAFVEK
- a CDS encoding LysR family transcriptional regulator encodes the protein MRFTLRQLQVFVAVAQQESVSRAAGLLNLSQSAASTSITELERQSSCQLFDRAGKRLSLNALGKQLLPQAVALLDQSKEIEDLLNGKSGFGSLAVGATLTIGNYLATLLIGSFMQRHPESQVKLHVQNTANIVQQVAHYEIDLGLIEGDCSHPDIEVQSWVEDELVVFCAPQHPLAKRGIASMEELSHEAWILREQGSGTRLTFDQAMRHHRSALNIRLELEHTEAIKRAVESGLGIGCISRLALRDAFRRGSLVAVETPDLDLARQFYFIWHKQKFQTPAMREFLELCRAFTAGVQRSDEIVLPSIA